A window of the Vigna angularis cultivar LongXiaoDou No.4 chromosome 3, ASM1680809v1, whole genome shotgun sequence genome harbors these coding sequences:
- the LOC108326530 gene encoding uncharacterized protein LOC108326530 isoform X7: MKRGVRVDLCRLSTLIMGFNSVYRSLQELFPQVDARILRAVAIEHPKDADLAAGIVLAEVIPVMSKKLPLANPPQDNAHWAPLNVEAESEEEGSSLRHRQLVQDIDVGPSSAPHSIYTKPADYSLVPDLNEALDNSTLSNVSNSNGVTEKFLGMDDMKELDVLQKVKDNFIEEISNKIAMEISNCFIQEGHIPEDCETNLIEVESSEVQAVCLAQGNTLNSKDSLQSEFNAGFSSAVDKTSDVEDDIGGKNEVSQYSQVCRIDLLEEIIDDAKSNKKTLFSSMESLINLMRDVQLQEQAAQQASMDAATGGSNILARVEGYKTVLEQAKEANDMHAGEVYGEKAILATELKELQSRLLSLSDERDKCLAILNEMRRVLEARLAAAEEFRKAAENEKLEKAESAQRALAEQEKLVEKVLHESERLKQEAEENSKLREFLMDRGQVVDVLQGEISVICQDIRLLKERFDANLPLSESFTSSQTSCKLASSGTSHKTAASDVGSVHGDSSERSKTSESLSSKSGHDEEKSKAYQNALLDDGWDIFEKDAELNSGVY; the protein is encoded by the exons atgaaaaggGGTGTGCGGGTAGAC CTTTGCAGATTGTCTACCTTGATCATGGGTTTCAATTCTGTCTATAGAAGCTTGCAGGAGTTATTTCCGCAG GTTGATGCCAGGATACTGAGAGCTGTGGCTATTGAACACCCAAAGGATGCTGATCTTGCTGCTGGAATTGTTCTTGCGGAAGTCATCCCGGTCATGTCCAAAAAATTACCTCTTGCAAATCCTCCACAGGACAATGCCCATTGGGCTCCACTAAATGTTGAAG CTGAAAGTGAGGAGGAAGGAAGTAGTTTGAGGCACCGTCAGCTTGTTCAAGACATAGATGTGGGGCCTTCTTCTGCCCCACATTCTATATATACCAAACCAGCTGATTATTCATTGGTACCAGATTTGAATGAAGCTCTGGACAATTCTACATTGTCAAATGTCAGTAATTCAAACGGTGTTACTGAAAAATTTCTTGGAATGGATGATATGAAAGAGCTAGATGTTTTGCAGAAGGTTAAAGATAATTTCATTGAAGAGATCTCAAACAAGATTGCTATGGAGATATCAAATTGCTTTATTCAGGAAg GTCACATACCGGAGGATTGTGAAACAAACTTGATTGAAGTAGAAAGTTCTGAGGTCCAAGCTGTTTGTCTTGCTCAAGGGAATACACTAAATTCTAAAGATAGTCTTCAATCAGAATTCAATGCTGGTTTTTCTAGTGCTGTTGACAAAACTAGTGATGTTGAAGATGATATTGGTGGAAAGAATGAAGTTAGCCAATATAGTCAAGTTTGCAGAATTGATCTGCTTGAGGAAATCATCGATGATGCTAAAAGTAACAAG AAAACTTTGTTTTCATCAATGGAATCTCTTATCAACTTGATGAGGGATGTGCAACTTCAGGAGCAAGCTGCACAGCAGGCCAGCATGGATGCTGCTACTGGAGGGTCTAATATTCTGGCCAGGGTAGAAGGATATAAAACAGTGCTGGAACAAGCTAAAGAAGCAAATGACATG CATGCGGGAGAAGTGTATGGGGAAAAAGCAATTCTGGCAACTGAACTGAAGGAACTTCAATCACGCCTACTCAGCTTGTCTGATGAAAGGGATAAGTGTCTTGCAATACTCAATGAG ATGCGCCGAGTTCTCGAAGCACGACTAGCTGCAGCTGAAGAATTTAGGAAAGCAGCTGAGAATGAAAAGCTGGAAAAGGCGGAATCTGCACAAAGGGCTCTTGCTGAACAGGAAAAACTGGTGGAGAAGGTACTACATGAATCAGAAAGACTAAAACAGGAGGCAGAAGAGAATTCGAAG TTACGGGAGTTCCTTATGGATCGAGGGCAGGTGGTTGATGTGTTGCA AGGAGAAATTTCAGTTATTTGTCAGGATATTAGGCTCCTAAAAGAGAGATTTGATGCAAATCTTCCATTGAGTGAATCCTTCACCTCAAGTCAGACCAGTTGCAAGTTAGCTTCATCAGGTACGTCCCACAAAACCGCGGCATCTGATGTAGGTTCTGTGCATGGTGATTCATCTGAAAGAAGTAAGACAAGTGAAAGCCTTTCTTCCAAAAGTGGACACGACGAGGAAAAATCAAAAGCTTATCAAAACGCTCTTCTTGATGATGGGTGGGACATTTTTGAGAAAGATGCAGAGCTGAATTCTGGAGTTTACTGA
- the LOC108326530 gene encoding uncharacterized protein LOC108326530 isoform X9: MKRGVRVDLCRLSTLIMGFNSVYRSLQELFPQVDARILRAVAIEHPKDADLAAGIVLAEVIPVMSKKLPLANPPQDNAHWAPLNVEAESEEEGSSLRHRQLVQDIDVGPSSAPHSIYTKPADYSLVPDLNEALDNSTLSNKVKDNFIEEISNKIAMEISNCFIQEGHIPEDCETNLIEVESSEVQAVCLAQGNTLNSKDSLQSEFNAGFSSAVDKTSDVEDDIGGKNEVSQYSQVCRIDLLEEIIDDAKSNKKTLFSSMESLINLMRDVQLQEQAAQQASMDAATGGSNILARVEGYKTVLEQAKEANDMHAGEVYGEKAILATELKELQSRLLSLSDERDKCLAILNEMRRVLEARLAAAEEFRKAAENEKLEKAESAQRALAEQEKLVEKVLHESERLKQEAEENSKLREFLMDRGQVVDVLQGEISVICQDIRLLKERFDANLPLSESFTSSQTSCKLASSGTSHKTAASDVGSVHGDSSERSKTSESLSSKSGHDEEKSKAYQNALLDDGWDIFEKDAELNSGVY, encoded by the exons atgaaaaggGGTGTGCGGGTAGAC CTTTGCAGATTGTCTACCTTGATCATGGGTTTCAATTCTGTCTATAGAAGCTTGCAGGAGTTATTTCCGCAG GTTGATGCCAGGATACTGAGAGCTGTGGCTATTGAACACCCAAAGGATGCTGATCTTGCTGCTGGAATTGTTCTTGCGGAAGTCATCCCGGTCATGTCCAAAAAATTACCTCTTGCAAATCCTCCACAGGACAATGCCCATTGGGCTCCACTAAATGTTGAAG CTGAAAGTGAGGAGGAAGGAAGTAGTTTGAGGCACCGTCAGCTTGTTCAAGACATAGATGTGGGGCCTTCTTCTGCCCCACATTCTATATATACCAAACCAGCTGATTATTCATTGGTACCAGATTTGAATGAAGCTCTGGACAATTCTACATTGTCAAAT AAGGTTAAAGATAATTTCATTGAAGAGATCTCAAACAAGATTGCTATGGAGATATCAAATTGCTTTATTCAGGAAg GTCACATACCGGAGGATTGTGAAACAAACTTGATTGAAGTAGAAAGTTCTGAGGTCCAAGCTGTTTGTCTTGCTCAAGGGAATACACTAAATTCTAAAGATAGTCTTCAATCAGAATTCAATGCTGGTTTTTCTAGTGCTGTTGACAAAACTAGTGATGTTGAAGATGATATTGGTGGAAAGAATGAAGTTAGCCAATATAGTCAAGTTTGCAGAATTGATCTGCTTGAGGAAATCATCGATGATGCTAAAAGTAACAAG AAAACTTTGTTTTCATCAATGGAATCTCTTATCAACTTGATGAGGGATGTGCAACTTCAGGAGCAAGCTGCACAGCAGGCCAGCATGGATGCTGCTACTGGAGGGTCTAATATTCTGGCCAGGGTAGAAGGATATAAAACAGTGCTGGAACAAGCTAAAGAAGCAAATGACATG CATGCGGGAGAAGTGTATGGGGAAAAAGCAATTCTGGCAACTGAACTGAAGGAACTTCAATCACGCCTACTCAGCTTGTCTGATGAAAGGGATAAGTGTCTTGCAATACTCAATGAG ATGCGCCGAGTTCTCGAAGCACGACTAGCTGCAGCTGAAGAATTTAGGAAAGCAGCTGAGAATGAAAAGCTGGAAAAGGCGGAATCTGCACAAAGGGCTCTTGCTGAACAGGAAAAACTGGTGGAGAAGGTACTACATGAATCAGAAAGACTAAAACAGGAGGCAGAAGAGAATTCGAAG TTACGGGAGTTCCTTATGGATCGAGGGCAGGTGGTTGATGTGTTGCA AGGAGAAATTTCAGTTATTTGTCAGGATATTAGGCTCCTAAAAGAGAGATTTGATGCAAATCTTCCATTGAGTGAATCCTTCACCTCAAGTCAGACCAGTTGCAAGTTAGCTTCATCAGGTACGTCCCACAAAACCGCGGCATCTGATGTAGGTTCTGTGCATGGTGATTCATCTGAAAGAAGTAAGACAAGTGAAAGCCTTTCTTCCAAAAGTGGACACGACGAGGAAAAATCAAAAGCTTATCAAAACGCTCTTCTTGATGATGGGTGGGACATTTTTGAGAAAGATGCAGAGCTGAATTCTGGAGTTTACTGA
- the LOC108326530 gene encoding uncharacterized protein LOC108326530 isoform X1: MKRGVRVDLCRLSTLIMGFNSVYRSLQELFPQVDARILRAVAIEHPKDADLAAGIVLAEVIPVMSKKLPLANPPQDNAHWAPLNVEAESEEEGSSLRHRQLVQDIDVGPSSAPHSIYTKPADYSLVPDLNEALDNSTLSNVSNSNGVTEKFLGMDDMKELDVLQKVKDNFIEEISNKIAMEISNCFIQEGNENIYQSRPHVDVESENLISSGICQETEPEHSYHSKEATSTNINGNGTENRLNEEWVGFVGPSADYYDATTGHIPEDCETNLIEVESSEVQAVCLAQGNTLNSKDSLQSEFNAGFSSAVDKTSDVEDDIGGKNEVSQYSQVCRIDLLEEIIDDAKSNKKTLFSSMESLINLMRDVQLQEQAAQQASMDAATGGSNILARVEGYKTVLEQAKEANDMHAGEVYGEKAILATELKELQSRLLSLSDERDKCLAILNEMRRVLEARLAAAEEFRKAAENEKLEKAESAQRALAEQEKLVEKVLHESERLKQEAEENSKLREFLMDRGQVVDVLQGEISVICQDIRLLKERFDANLPLSESFTSSQTSCKLASSGTSHKTAASDVGSVHGDSSERSKTSESLSSKSGHDEEKSKAYQNALLDDGWDIFEKDAELNSGVY, encoded by the exons atgaaaaggGGTGTGCGGGTAGAC CTTTGCAGATTGTCTACCTTGATCATGGGTTTCAATTCTGTCTATAGAAGCTTGCAGGAGTTATTTCCGCAG GTTGATGCCAGGATACTGAGAGCTGTGGCTATTGAACACCCAAAGGATGCTGATCTTGCTGCTGGAATTGTTCTTGCGGAAGTCATCCCGGTCATGTCCAAAAAATTACCTCTTGCAAATCCTCCACAGGACAATGCCCATTGGGCTCCACTAAATGTTGAAG CTGAAAGTGAGGAGGAAGGAAGTAGTTTGAGGCACCGTCAGCTTGTTCAAGACATAGATGTGGGGCCTTCTTCTGCCCCACATTCTATATATACCAAACCAGCTGATTATTCATTGGTACCAGATTTGAATGAAGCTCTGGACAATTCTACATTGTCAAATGTCAGTAATTCAAACGGTGTTACTGAAAAATTTCTTGGAATGGATGATATGAAAGAGCTAGATGTTTTGCAGAAGGTTAAAGATAATTTCATTGAAGAGATCTCAAACAAGATTGCTATGGAGATATCAAATTGCTTTATTCAGGAAggtaatgaaaatatttatcagAGCCGACCTCATGTTGATGTTGAGTCTGAAAACTTGATTTCTTCTGGTATATGTCAAGAGACTGAACCTGAGCATAGCTACCATAGCAAGGAGGCTACATCCACTAATATCAATGGAAATGGGACTGAAAACCGTTTAAATGAAGAATGGGTAGGTTTTGTAGGTCCTTCCGCTGATTATTATGATGCCACTACAGGTCACATACCGGAGGATTGTGAAACAAACTTGATTGAAGTAGAAAGTTCTGAGGTCCAAGCTGTTTGTCTTGCTCAAGGGAATACACTAAATTCTAAAGATAGTCTTCAATCAGAATTCAATGCTGGTTTTTCTAGTGCTGTTGACAAAACTAGTGATGTTGAAGATGATATTGGTGGAAAGAATGAAGTTAGCCAATATAGTCAAGTTTGCAGAATTGATCTGCTTGAGGAAATCATCGATGATGCTAAAAGTAACAAG AAAACTTTGTTTTCATCAATGGAATCTCTTATCAACTTGATGAGGGATGTGCAACTTCAGGAGCAAGCTGCACAGCAGGCCAGCATGGATGCTGCTACTGGAGGGTCTAATATTCTGGCCAGGGTAGAAGGATATAAAACAGTGCTGGAACAAGCTAAAGAAGCAAATGACATG CATGCGGGAGAAGTGTATGGGGAAAAAGCAATTCTGGCAACTGAACTGAAGGAACTTCAATCACGCCTACTCAGCTTGTCTGATGAAAGGGATAAGTGTCTTGCAATACTCAATGAG ATGCGCCGAGTTCTCGAAGCACGACTAGCTGCAGCTGAAGAATTTAGGAAAGCAGCTGAGAATGAAAAGCTGGAAAAGGCGGAATCTGCACAAAGGGCTCTTGCTGAACAGGAAAAACTGGTGGAGAAGGTACTACATGAATCAGAAAGACTAAAACAGGAGGCAGAAGAGAATTCGAAG TTACGGGAGTTCCTTATGGATCGAGGGCAGGTGGTTGATGTGTTGCA AGGAGAAATTTCAGTTATTTGTCAGGATATTAGGCTCCTAAAAGAGAGATTTGATGCAAATCTTCCATTGAGTGAATCCTTCACCTCAAGTCAGACCAGTTGCAAGTTAGCTTCATCAGGTACGTCCCACAAAACCGCGGCATCTGATGTAGGTTCTGTGCATGGTGATTCATCTGAAAGAAGTAAGACAAGTGAAAGCCTTTCTTCCAAAAGTGGACACGACGAGGAAAAATCAAAAGCTTATCAAAACGCTCTTCTTGATGATGGGTGGGACATTTTTGAGAAAGATGCAGAGCTGAATTCTGGAGTTTACTGA
- the LOC108326530 gene encoding uncharacterized protein LOC108326530 isoform X3 translates to MKRGVRVDLCRLSTLIMGFNSVYRSLQELFPQVDARILRAVAIEHPKDADLAAGIVLAEVIPVMSKKLPLANPPQDNAHWAPLNVEAESEEEGSSLRHRQLVQDIDVGPSSAPHSIYTKPADYSLVPDLNEALDNSTLSNKVKDNFIEEISNKIAMEISNCFIQEGNENIYQSRPHVDVESENLISSGICQETEPEHSYHSKEATSTNINGNGTENRLNEEWVGFVGPSADYYDATTGHIPEDCETNLIEVESSEVQAVCLAQGNTLNSKDSLQSEFNAGFSSAVDKTSDVEDDIGGKNEVSQYSQVCRIDLLEEIIDDAKSNKKTLFSSMESLINLMRDVQLQEQAAQQASMDAATGGSNILARVEGYKTVLEQAKEANDMHAGEVYGEKAILATELKELQSRLLSLSDERDKCLAILNEMRRVLEARLAAAEEFRKAAENEKLEKAESAQRALAEQEKLVEKVLHESERLKQEAEENSKLREFLMDRGQVVDVLQGEISVICQDIRLLKERFDANLPLSESFTSSQTSCKLASSGTSHKTAASDVGSVHGDSSERSKTSESLSSKSGHDEEKSKAYQNALLDDGWDIFEKDAELNSGVY, encoded by the exons atgaaaaggGGTGTGCGGGTAGAC CTTTGCAGATTGTCTACCTTGATCATGGGTTTCAATTCTGTCTATAGAAGCTTGCAGGAGTTATTTCCGCAG GTTGATGCCAGGATACTGAGAGCTGTGGCTATTGAACACCCAAAGGATGCTGATCTTGCTGCTGGAATTGTTCTTGCGGAAGTCATCCCGGTCATGTCCAAAAAATTACCTCTTGCAAATCCTCCACAGGACAATGCCCATTGGGCTCCACTAAATGTTGAAG CTGAAAGTGAGGAGGAAGGAAGTAGTTTGAGGCACCGTCAGCTTGTTCAAGACATAGATGTGGGGCCTTCTTCTGCCCCACATTCTATATATACCAAACCAGCTGATTATTCATTGGTACCAGATTTGAATGAAGCTCTGGACAATTCTACATTGTCAAAT AAGGTTAAAGATAATTTCATTGAAGAGATCTCAAACAAGATTGCTATGGAGATATCAAATTGCTTTATTCAGGAAggtaatgaaaatatttatcagAGCCGACCTCATGTTGATGTTGAGTCTGAAAACTTGATTTCTTCTGGTATATGTCAAGAGACTGAACCTGAGCATAGCTACCATAGCAAGGAGGCTACATCCACTAATATCAATGGAAATGGGACTGAAAACCGTTTAAATGAAGAATGGGTAGGTTTTGTAGGTCCTTCCGCTGATTATTATGATGCCACTACAGGTCACATACCGGAGGATTGTGAAACAAACTTGATTGAAGTAGAAAGTTCTGAGGTCCAAGCTGTTTGTCTTGCTCAAGGGAATACACTAAATTCTAAAGATAGTCTTCAATCAGAATTCAATGCTGGTTTTTCTAGTGCTGTTGACAAAACTAGTGATGTTGAAGATGATATTGGTGGAAAGAATGAAGTTAGCCAATATAGTCAAGTTTGCAGAATTGATCTGCTTGAGGAAATCATCGATGATGCTAAAAGTAACAAG AAAACTTTGTTTTCATCAATGGAATCTCTTATCAACTTGATGAGGGATGTGCAACTTCAGGAGCAAGCTGCACAGCAGGCCAGCATGGATGCTGCTACTGGAGGGTCTAATATTCTGGCCAGGGTAGAAGGATATAAAACAGTGCTGGAACAAGCTAAAGAAGCAAATGACATG CATGCGGGAGAAGTGTATGGGGAAAAAGCAATTCTGGCAACTGAACTGAAGGAACTTCAATCACGCCTACTCAGCTTGTCTGATGAAAGGGATAAGTGTCTTGCAATACTCAATGAG ATGCGCCGAGTTCTCGAAGCACGACTAGCTGCAGCTGAAGAATTTAGGAAAGCAGCTGAGAATGAAAAGCTGGAAAAGGCGGAATCTGCACAAAGGGCTCTTGCTGAACAGGAAAAACTGGTGGAGAAGGTACTACATGAATCAGAAAGACTAAAACAGGAGGCAGAAGAGAATTCGAAG TTACGGGAGTTCCTTATGGATCGAGGGCAGGTGGTTGATGTGTTGCA AGGAGAAATTTCAGTTATTTGTCAGGATATTAGGCTCCTAAAAGAGAGATTTGATGCAAATCTTCCATTGAGTGAATCCTTCACCTCAAGTCAGACCAGTTGCAAGTTAGCTTCATCAGGTACGTCCCACAAAACCGCGGCATCTGATGTAGGTTCTGTGCATGGTGATTCATCTGAAAGAAGTAAGACAAGTGAAAGCCTTTCTTCCAAAAGTGGACACGACGAGGAAAAATCAAAAGCTTATCAAAACGCTCTTCTTGATGATGGGTGGGACATTTTTGAGAAAGATGCAGAGCTGAATTCTGGAGTTTACTGA
- the LOC108326530 gene encoding uncharacterized protein LOC108326530 isoform X6 — MKRGVRVDLCRLSTLIMGFNSVYRSLQELFPQVDARILRAVAIEHPKDADLAAGIVLAEVIPVMSKKLPLANPPQDNAHWAPLNVEAESEEEGSSLRHRQLVQDIDVGPSSAPHSIYTKPADYSLVPDLNEALDNSTLSNKVKDNFIEEISNKIAMEISNCFIQEETEPEHSYHSKEATSTNINGNGTENRLNEEWVGFVGPSADYYDATTGHIPEDCETNLIEVESSEVQAVCLAQGNTLNSKDSLQSEFNAGFSSAVDKTSDVEDDIGGKNEVSQYSQVCRIDLLEEIIDDAKSNKKTLFSSMESLINLMRDVQLQEQAAQQASMDAATGGSNILARVEGYKTVLEQAKEANDMHAGEVYGEKAILATELKELQSRLLSLSDERDKCLAILNEMRRVLEARLAAAEEFRKAAENEKLEKAESAQRALAEQEKLVEKVLHESERLKQEAEENSKLREFLMDRGQVVDVLQGEISVICQDIRLLKERFDANLPLSESFTSSQTSCKLASSGTSHKTAASDVGSVHGDSSERSKTSESLSSKSGHDEEKSKAYQNALLDDGWDIFEKDAELNSGVY, encoded by the exons atgaaaaggGGTGTGCGGGTAGAC CTTTGCAGATTGTCTACCTTGATCATGGGTTTCAATTCTGTCTATAGAAGCTTGCAGGAGTTATTTCCGCAG GTTGATGCCAGGATACTGAGAGCTGTGGCTATTGAACACCCAAAGGATGCTGATCTTGCTGCTGGAATTGTTCTTGCGGAAGTCATCCCGGTCATGTCCAAAAAATTACCTCTTGCAAATCCTCCACAGGACAATGCCCATTGGGCTCCACTAAATGTTGAAG CTGAAAGTGAGGAGGAAGGAAGTAGTTTGAGGCACCGTCAGCTTGTTCAAGACATAGATGTGGGGCCTTCTTCTGCCCCACATTCTATATATACCAAACCAGCTGATTATTCATTGGTACCAGATTTGAATGAAGCTCTGGACAATTCTACATTGTCAAAT AAGGTTAAAGATAATTTCATTGAAGAGATCTCAAACAAGATTGCTATGGAGATATCAAATTGCTTTATTCAGGAAg AGACTGAACCTGAGCATAGCTACCATAGCAAGGAGGCTACATCCACTAATATCAATGGAAATGGGACTGAAAACCGTTTAAATGAAGAATGGGTAGGTTTTGTAGGTCCTTCCGCTGATTATTATGATGCCACTACAGGTCACATACCGGAGGATTGTGAAACAAACTTGATTGAAGTAGAAAGTTCTGAGGTCCAAGCTGTTTGTCTTGCTCAAGGGAATACACTAAATTCTAAAGATAGTCTTCAATCAGAATTCAATGCTGGTTTTTCTAGTGCTGTTGACAAAACTAGTGATGTTGAAGATGATATTGGTGGAAAGAATGAAGTTAGCCAATATAGTCAAGTTTGCAGAATTGATCTGCTTGAGGAAATCATCGATGATGCTAAAAGTAACAAG AAAACTTTGTTTTCATCAATGGAATCTCTTATCAACTTGATGAGGGATGTGCAACTTCAGGAGCAAGCTGCACAGCAGGCCAGCATGGATGCTGCTACTGGAGGGTCTAATATTCTGGCCAGGGTAGAAGGATATAAAACAGTGCTGGAACAAGCTAAAGAAGCAAATGACATG CATGCGGGAGAAGTGTATGGGGAAAAAGCAATTCTGGCAACTGAACTGAAGGAACTTCAATCACGCCTACTCAGCTTGTCTGATGAAAGGGATAAGTGTCTTGCAATACTCAATGAG ATGCGCCGAGTTCTCGAAGCACGACTAGCTGCAGCTGAAGAATTTAGGAAAGCAGCTGAGAATGAAAAGCTGGAAAAGGCGGAATCTGCACAAAGGGCTCTTGCTGAACAGGAAAAACTGGTGGAGAAGGTACTACATGAATCAGAAAGACTAAAACAGGAGGCAGAAGAGAATTCGAAG TTACGGGAGTTCCTTATGGATCGAGGGCAGGTGGTTGATGTGTTGCA AGGAGAAATTTCAGTTATTTGTCAGGATATTAGGCTCCTAAAAGAGAGATTTGATGCAAATCTTCCATTGAGTGAATCCTTCACCTCAAGTCAGACCAGTTGCAAGTTAGCTTCATCAGGTACGTCCCACAAAACCGCGGCATCTGATGTAGGTTCTGTGCATGGTGATTCATCTGAAAGAAGTAAGACAAGTGAAAGCCTTTCTTCCAAAAGTGGACACGACGAGGAAAAATCAAAAGCTTATCAAAACGCTCTTCTTGATGATGGGTGGGACATTTTTGAGAAAGATGCAGAGCTGAATTCTGGAGTTTACTGA
- the LOC108326530 gene encoding uncharacterized protein LOC108326530 isoform X4, giving the protein MKRGVRVDLCRLSTLIMGFNSVYRSLQELFPQVDARILRAVAIEHPKDADLAAGIVLAEVIPVMSKKLPLANPPQDNAHWAPLNVEAESEEEGSSLRHRQLVQDIDVGPSSAPHSIYTKPADYSLVPDLNEALDNSTLSNVSNSNGVTEKFLGMDDMKELDVLQKVKDNFIEEISNKIAMEISNCFIQEETEPEHSYHSKEATSTNINGNGTENRLNEEWVGFVGPSADYYDATTGHIPEDCETNLIEVESSEVQAVCLAQGNTLNSKDSLQSEFNAGFSSAVDKTSDVEDDIGGKNEVSQYSQVCRIDLLEEIIDDAKSNKKTLFSSMESLINLMRDVQLQEQAAQQASMDAATGGSNILARVEGYKTVLEQAKEANDMHAGEVYGEKAILATELKELQSRLLSLSDERDKCLAILNEMRRVLEARLAAAEEFRKAAENEKLEKAESAQRALAEQEKLVEKVLHESERLKQEAEENSKLREFLMDRGQVVDVLQGEISVICQDIRLLKERFDANLPLSESFTSSQTSCKLASSGTSHKTAASDVGSVHGDSSERSKTSESLSSKSGHDEEKSKAYQNALLDDGWDIFEKDAELNSGVY; this is encoded by the exons atgaaaaggGGTGTGCGGGTAGAC CTTTGCAGATTGTCTACCTTGATCATGGGTTTCAATTCTGTCTATAGAAGCTTGCAGGAGTTATTTCCGCAG GTTGATGCCAGGATACTGAGAGCTGTGGCTATTGAACACCCAAAGGATGCTGATCTTGCTGCTGGAATTGTTCTTGCGGAAGTCATCCCGGTCATGTCCAAAAAATTACCTCTTGCAAATCCTCCACAGGACAATGCCCATTGGGCTCCACTAAATGTTGAAG CTGAAAGTGAGGAGGAAGGAAGTAGTTTGAGGCACCGTCAGCTTGTTCAAGACATAGATGTGGGGCCTTCTTCTGCCCCACATTCTATATATACCAAACCAGCTGATTATTCATTGGTACCAGATTTGAATGAAGCTCTGGACAATTCTACATTGTCAAATGTCAGTAATTCAAACGGTGTTACTGAAAAATTTCTTGGAATGGATGATATGAAAGAGCTAGATGTTTTGCAGAAGGTTAAAGATAATTTCATTGAAGAGATCTCAAACAAGATTGCTATGGAGATATCAAATTGCTTTATTCAGGAAg AGACTGAACCTGAGCATAGCTACCATAGCAAGGAGGCTACATCCACTAATATCAATGGAAATGGGACTGAAAACCGTTTAAATGAAGAATGGGTAGGTTTTGTAGGTCCTTCCGCTGATTATTATGATGCCACTACAGGTCACATACCGGAGGATTGTGAAACAAACTTGATTGAAGTAGAAAGTTCTGAGGTCCAAGCTGTTTGTCTTGCTCAAGGGAATACACTAAATTCTAAAGATAGTCTTCAATCAGAATTCAATGCTGGTTTTTCTAGTGCTGTTGACAAAACTAGTGATGTTGAAGATGATATTGGTGGAAAGAATGAAGTTAGCCAATATAGTCAAGTTTGCAGAATTGATCTGCTTGAGGAAATCATCGATGATGCTAAAAGTAACAAG AAAACTTTGTTTTCATCAATGGAATCTCTTATCAACTTGATGAGGGATGTGCAACTTCAGGAGCAAGCTGCACAGCAGGCCAGCATGGATGCTGCTACTGGAGGGTCTAATATTCTGGCCAGGGTAGAAGGATATAAAACAGTGCTGGAACAAGCTAAAGAAGCAAATGACATG CATGCGGGAGAAGTGTATGGGGAAAAAGCAATTCTGGCAACTGAACTGAAGGAACTTCAATCACGCCTACTCAGCTTGTCTGATGAAAGGGATAAGTGTCTTGCAATACTCAATGAG ATGCGCCGAGTTCTCGAAGCACGACTAGCTGCAGCTGAAGAATTTAGGAAAGCAGCTGAGAATGAAAAGCTGGAAAAGGCGGAATCTGCACAAAGGGCTCTTGCTGAACAGGAAAAACTGGTGGAGAAGGTACTACATGAATCAGAAAGACTAAAACAGGAGGCAGAAGAGAATTCGAAG TTACGGGAGTTCCTTATGGATCGAGGGCAGGTGGTTGATGTGTTGCA AGGAGAAATTTCAGTTATTTGTCAGGATATTAGGCTCCTAAAAGAGAGATTTGATGCAAATCTTCCATTGAGTGAATCCTTCACCTCAAGTCAGACCAGTTGCAAGTTAGCTTCATCAGGTACGTCCCACAAAACCGCGGCATCTGATGTAGGTTCTGTGCATGGTGATTCATCTGAAAGAAGTAAGACAAGTGAAAGCCTTTCTTCCAAAAGTGGACACGACGAGGAAAAATCAAAAGCTTATCAAAACGCTCTTCTTGATGATGGGTGGGACATTTTTGAGAAAGATGCAGAGCTGAATTCTGGAGTTTACTGA